A single genomic interval of Cucumis sativus cultivar 9930 chromosome 5, Cucumber_9930_V3, whole genome shotgun sequence harbors:
- the LOC101214427 gene encoding 17.8 kDa class I heat shock protein, translating to MSIIPSFFCGRRSNVFDPFSLDIWDPFEGFPFSDSFANAPSSAPQTSAFANTRIGWKETPQAHIFKADLPGIKKEEVKVEVEEGRVLQISGERSKEQEEKNDKWHRIERSSGKFMRRFRLPENAKVEEVKANVENGVLTVTVPKVEEKKPEIRSIDISG from the coding sequence ATGTCCATCATTCCAAGCTTTTTCTGTGGCCGCCGGAGCAACGTCTTCGACCCATTTTCATTGGACATTTGGGATCCATTTGAAGGCTTCCCATTTTCAGATTCATTTGCTAATGCCCCCTCATCTGCTCCCCAAACTTCTGCTTTTGCCAACACTCGCATTGGTTGGAAAGAAACCCCACAAGCCCACATCTTCAAGGCGGATCTTCCGGGAATCAAGAAGGAAGAGGTGAAAGTAGAAGTGGAAGAAGGCAGAGTTTTGCAAATCAGTGGAGAGAGGAGCAAAGAGCAGGAGGAGAAGAATGATAAATGGCATAGGATTGAACGAAGCAGTGGAAAGTTTATGAGGAGATTCAGGCTGCCGGAGAATGCTAAAGTGGAGGAGGTGAAGGCTAACGTGGAGAATGGAGTTCTGACTGTGACAGTGCCTAAAGTGGAAGAGAAGAAGCCTGAGATCAGATCAATTGATATCTCTGGCTAA